The genomic window GGTAACACCTCTGTGATCCAATCTGTAAAGATTTTTCCAATTGCACCGTTTAAACGTACTACTGTAAAACCAAGTGATCGAGCTCCTAGACTTGATGTTATTTTAGCTACAGGTAGTATTTCATGGCTGTTAATTCCAGGAATAATAGGAGCAATCATGACAGAGGTAGGTATGCCATTTTTAGTTAGTTCTTCTAAAGTTTGTAATCGTTTTTTAATAGTAGCTGTTCTAGGTTCTACTAACCTTCTGGTGGCTTCGGATAAAGTAGTTATGGATAAGTAAACAGAAACGAGGTTAAAAGAAGCCAATTCTTTAATAATATCCAGATCTCTTAGAATTAAAGAGTTTTTAGTAACAATGCCTACAGGATGTCGGTATTTTAAAAATATTTTTAATAGTGAACGGGTGATTTCTAACTTCTTTTCGATAGGTTGATAACAATCTGTGTTTCCTGACATACCGATAGGAATTGCTTTCCATTGCGGACTTTTAAACTTGGCTTCTAACAGTTCAACCGCATTTTGTTTGACTAAGATTTTACTTTCAAAATCCAGTCCGGCATTATACCCCCAATATTCATGACTATTTCTGGCAAAACAATATATACACCCGTGTTCGCATCCTTGATACGCATTTAGAGAATACAACATATGCACATCCGGACTAGGTACTTTGTTAATAATAGTTTTGGGAAAAGTAGGAATAAAAGTTGTTTTAATGTTAGATGTTTCATCCTCCTTTGATAAATATTCTAGAAAATCAGCTCGTATTTCTTCTGAAAATTCTGAAAACTTATGATTATTAACTTTTTGCGCACCTCTTCCTTTAATCATTTAATAGAAATTTGAGGTATAAAAGTAAAACATTTATTGGAAAAATTCCTATAAAATTTGGAATATTTCCATATTAAAATGTAACTTTGTATAGGAAGTATATGAGTGGAATTTAGGAAAAATAATAGTAATGATACGTAACAAACAATTTGAATATGATGTCGCTCTATCATTTGCCGGTGAAAACCGGGAATATGTAAGGGAAGTGGCAGAAATATTGCAAACAAAGGGGGTACGTGTTTTTTACGATGTATTTGAAGAAGATAATCTATGGGGAAAAAATTTGTACGAATATCTATCCGATGTATATCAGAATAAAGCACGTTATACCGTAATTTTTATTTCAAAATATTACAATAAAAAACTATGGACCAATCATGAGAGAGTGGCCATGCAGGCAAGAGCTTTTCAGGAAAGTCATGAATATATTTTACCAGCACGCTTTGATAATACGGAGATCCCCGGGATTTTACGTACCATAGGCTATATTGATCTTAATTATAAATCCTCACACGAATTTGCTATGTTAATTGAAAAAAAAGTAAAAAAATCAAAACTATCTCAAAGTGAAAAATCAATCAAAACTGTAAAAAGAGCAATCCAAAAACCCTTTTTATTCACGGTGCGGTTATGTACTATTAAAGGAGTACCCATCCGAAAAGCTAATGTGGTACTCATTGCTCCTAACTCTACCTATCTTGAAGGTTTAAGCGATGAAAACGGATATGCATATTTTGTTATTCGAACCAAGAATAAATTTACAATGTTGGTAGCCCATTCGTTTTATAAAGCACAAACTTTAAGGGAAGTTGATCCGGTTAATGACAGCAATCTTATTTTACATAAAGACAAAAGCGGTGGATCATTTATTCTGCACAAATCGGGTTTAATCCCAGGTATCTCCGGAAAAATCGAGAGTATAAAAAAACGCAATGAAACTATCTATGTAACAGGTGATAATATTGCAATTTCTAATAACTACGGACAAACTCATAAAACCGAATTAAACAAGACTTTATTAATAGAAGATAATCAAGGAAAATTAATACATTTAGCCTTCAGATTTGTTCACGCCGGTTTAGCTCTGGTTGATTATAAAAAGATTATCTCAGAGCATGTTTAAATAAAGCAGAAAGGCCTGAACTATAAATAACAAGGGCTTATGAATTATTTTAGTTGGATTATAGTAGTATTAGTTATTACAGGATGTGCTGAGCAGAAGCAAAGTACAATAGCAATAGAAAAGAATACACCTGTTTTAGAGCAAAAGGATGAGCTTCCAACTTTTGGCATTGCAATTCATGGCGGGGCAGGAACCATTCTCAAAAAAAATATGTCCGTAGAGAAGGAGCAAGCTTATAGAGCGGTTTTAGAAAATGCAATACGGACAGGTCATAAAATTTTAAAGAGCGGGGGTACTAGTCTGGAAGCGGTTGAGAAAACAATTAATATTTTAGAAGACTCCCCTTTATTTAACGCAGGAAAAGGTGCGGTTTTTACCAATAATGGAACTAATGAATTGGATGCTTCTATCATGGATGGGAGTAATTTAAATGCCGGAGCAGTTTCAGGAGTTACCACCATAAAAAACCCGATTAATTTGGCTAAGGAGGTAATGCTAAACTCACCTCATGTAATGTTATCCGGAACCGGGGCAGAAGTATTTGCAAAACAGCAAAATATTGAAATGGTAGATCCTGCTTATTTCTATACGGAAGATCGAATGAAATCCCTTGAAAAAGTAAAAAATGCGGAATTAAAAAAAGATAAAATGGCTTTTTATGATGAAAGCATTCGGAACTCAAAATTCGGAACGGTAGGTTGTGTTGCTTTGGATAAAAACGGTAACCTGGCGGCAGGTACATCTACCGGTGGTATGACTAATAAAAAATGGAACCGGATTGGTGATGCTCCCATTATTGGAGCCGGTACCTATGCTAATAATAAGACCTGTGCGGTTTCTAGTACCGGTTGGGGTGAATTCTTTATTCGAGGTGTTGTGGCCTATGATATTTCCGCGATGATGGAATATAAAAACCTGTCGTTACAAGAAGCTGCTACTGAAGTAATTCAAAAGAAAGTTCCCCAATTGGGAGGAAGTGGAGGTATTATTGCTATAGACCATCAGGGTAACGTTGCTATGGAGTTTAACACGGCAGGAATGTATCGTGCAACCATGGATAGTAAAGGCGAGTTAAATATTGGGATTTATAAGTAGTATAGTAATAACTATCTTTGTTTTTAAGCTAAAGTAATGATTACCAGTAAGCCAATAAATAACTTTGGTATGAATTTAGATATCACTTATAAATACTATTAGTAATAGTTTTTTATTTTTACGTAAATTCCAAATGATTAACTGATTTAATATGGACAAATTACATTTAACTGCAGATTTAGGTTTTGATAATGGAAAGTATTATGTCGGTCTTTCATTAGTAGAATTCGAAGAAGATAATGTTACTATAATTTATTCTCCTGCTTTAGATTTAAGTGGATACGGTTATAGTCAATCTGAAGCCAAACAGTCATTTTCTGAAGCACTACAAGAGTTTTTTCGTTATACAAGTAATAAAAAAACTTTAGAAAAAGTTCTTAAAGATTTAGGTTGGGTGATAAAAGGTTCTAAAAAGAAGTCTAAATTCAATCCTCCAAAAGATTCTGATTTAATTTCGTTAAATCCGTTATACAATGAAATTGTCAACAATAAAAGTTATAAAGTTTCACGAGAAAATGTAGAGTTCGCTTACTAATCTTTTATGTCTACTAAACATTTAAGAAATATTCCTCTAAGTTTATATCGTAAATTTTTAAAAGATCAGGGATGTACTTGTAATAGAACAAAAGGTGGTCATGAACATTGGTCAAGAAGTGATTTATTAAGACCTATTACTGTTCAAACACACGTTGACCCTGTACCTGAATTTATTATCAAAAATGCATTAAGACAGTTAGGTCTGTCTAAAAAGGACTTTTTAGATTGGATTTGAGTTATGTAGTAAATTTACCAAAGA from Aquimarina sp. ERC-38 includes these protein-coding regions:
- a CDS encoding TIR domain-containing protein, whose translation is MIRNKQFEYDVALSFAGENREYVREVAEILQTKGVRVFYDVFEEDNLWGKNLYEYLSDVYQNKARYTVIFISKYYNKKLWTNHERVAMQARAFQESHEYILPARFDNTEIPGILRTIGYIDLNYKSSHEFAMLIEKKVKKSKLSQSEKSIKTVKRAIQKPFLFTVRLCTIKGVPIRKANVVLIAPNSTYLEGLSDENGYAYFVIRTKNKFTMLVAHSFYKAQTLREVDPVNDSNLILHKDKSGGSFILHKSGLIPGISGKIESIKKRNETIYVTGDNIAISNNYGQTHKTELNKTLLIEDNQGKLIHLAFRFVHAGLALVDYKKIISEHV
- a CDS encoding isoaspartyl peptidase/L-asparaginase family protein is translated as MNYFSWIIVVLVITGCAEQKQSTIAIEKNTPVLEQKDELPTFGIAIHGGAGTILKKNMSVEKEQAYRAVLENAIRTGHKILKSGGTSLEAVEKTINILEDSPLFNAGKGAVFTNNGTNELDASIMDGSNLNAGAVSGVTTIKNPINLAKEVMLNSPHVMLSGTGAEVFAKQQNIEMVDPAYFYTEDRMKSLEKVKNAELKKDKMAFYDESIRNSKFGTVGCVALDKNGNLAAGTSTGGMTNKKWNRIGDAPIIGAGTYANNKTCAVSSTGWGEFFIRGVVAYDISAMMEYKNLSLQEAATEVIQKKVPQLGGSGGIIAIDHQGNVAMEFNTAGMYRATMDSKGELNIGIYK
- a CDS encoding type II toxin-antitoxin system HicA family toxin; its protein translation is MSTKHLRNIPLSLYRKFLKDQGCTCNRTKGGHEHWSRSDLLRPITVQTHVDPVPEFIIKNALRQLGLSKKDFLDWI
- a CDS encoding PA0069 family radical SAM protein, with product MIKGRGAQKVNNHKFSEFSEEIRADFLEYLSKEDETSNIKTTFIPTFPKTIINKVPSPDVHMLYSLNAYQGCEHGCIYCFARNSHEYWGYNAGLDFESKILVKQNAVELLEAKFKSPQWKAIPIGMSGNTDCYQPIEKKLEITRSLLKIFLKYRHPVGIVTKNSLILRDLDIIKELASFNLVSVYLSITTLSEATRRLVEPRTATIKKRLQTLEELTKNGIPTSVMIAPIIPGINSHEILPVAKITSSLGARSLGFTVVRLNGAIGKIFTDWITEVLPDKKDKVLSLIKQCHQGNLNNSEFGLRKSGSGPVANQIHQQIAIARRKYFPNQKPIRLNCELHHQFKTGQLALF